A region of Nostoc sp. 'Peltigera membranacea cyanobiont' N6 DNA encodes the following proteins:
- a CDS encoding P-loop NTPase fold protein, with product MLLDLERFYQACNPSRPLIIGNPGDRRYYIDFAAVRGGKIIEALQRTIARISPDIPTCQLFTGHLGCGKSTELLRLQAELEVQQFHVVYFESTHVLEMADVDVTDILLAIAGQVSESLEAMKIRLKPAYFTKLFAELVDFLHTPIELGVEAELSVGIGKITAKAKESPQLRRRLRDYLEPRTANILQSINQELLEPANKQLKTRGKKGLVVIVDNLDRVAIRPLPSGRSLPEYLFIERGEQLRKLNCHVVYTIPLALTFSNDSAELQHRLGGGVAPKVLPMIPVRLRSGEIFPQGLTLLRQMVLARAFPDILPSDRLGLITEVFDSLETLDRLCLISGGHVRDLLGLLFDCLREQDPPFDRECVDLVIQRQRDYRANAIDPHEWELIFQVVQQQRVRGDIEYHTLLRSLFVFEYRDHQGAWFAVNPVLAETEKFKSWLNDTHKQI from the coding sequence ATGCTCCTAGATTTAGAAAGATTTTATCAGGCTTGCAATCCGAGCAGACCTCTAATTATAGGAAACCCCGGCGATCGCAGGTACTATATCGATTTTGCTGCGGTGCGGGGTGGTAAAATCATCGAAGCTTTGCAGCGCACGATCGCTCGAATCTCGCCGGATATTCCCACCTGTCAGCTATTTACAGGACATCTCGGCTGTGGAAAATCAACAGAGTTGTTGCGGCTCCAAGCTGAGTTAGAAGTGCAGCAATTTCATGTAGTTTATTTTGAGTCTACCCATGTCTTAGAAATGGCAGATGTGGATGTGACTGATATTTTGTTGGCGATCGCCGGTCAGGTGAGTGAAAGCCTAGAAGCCATGAAAATCAGGCTTAAACCTGCTTATTTTACCAAATTGTTTGCAGAACTTGTGGATTTCTTGCACACCCCAATTGAACTTGGGGTAGAAGCAGAGTTATCTGTGGGGATTGGCAAAATTACAGCTAAAGCTAAAGAAAGTCCACAATTGCGGCGGCGCTTAAGGGATTATCTAGAACCGCGAACAGCAAATATTTTACAGTCAATTAATCAAGAATTGCTAGAACCTGCTAACAAGCAACTGAAAACCAGAGGTAAAAAAGGTCTGGTGGTTATTGTTGATAACTTGGATAGAGTCGCAATTCGACCTTTACCATCGGGGCGATCGCTGCCAGAATATTTATTTATTGAACGGGGCGAACAGTTACGCAAACTAAATTGTCACGTAGTCTACACTATCCCCTTAGCCCTGACTTTCTCCAACGATAGCGCCGAACTTCAACATCGTTTGGGGGGAGGAGTCGCACCAAAAGTCTTACCAATGATCCCTGTACGTCTGCGCTCTGGCGAGATTTTTCCTCAAGGGCTAACATTATTACGGCAAATGGTACTAGCTAGAGCTTTTCCAGACATTTTACCTAGCGATCGGTTAGGCTTAATTACAGAAGTGTTTGATAGTCTGGAAACCTTAGATCGCTTGTGCTTAATTAGTGGTGGTCATGTCCGCGACTTGCTAGGGTTACTGTTTGACTGTCTGCGAGAACAAGATCCACCTTTTGATCGGGAGTGTGTCGATTTGGTGATTCAAAGACAGCGAGATTACCGAGCTAATGCGATCGATCCTCATGAGTGGGAACTAATCTTCCAGGTGGTGCAACAGCAACGGGTGAGAGGTGATATAGAGTACCACACCCTATTGCGAAGTTTATTTGTATTTGAATATCGCGATCATCAGGGAGCTTGGTTTGCCGTCAACCCAGTTTTAGCAGAGACGGAAAAATTTAAATCATGGTTGAACGACACCCACAAGCAGATATAA
- a CDS encoding SDR family NAD(P)-dependent oxidoreductase: protein MVVANQGTVVVTGASTGIGQACALLLDQLGFSVFAGVRQEIDAQTLKQKGSPRLIPIFLDVTDAESIAVAVDRVTNAVGGTGILGLVNNAGIAVPGPLELLAIAEFQYQMQVNVTGQLAVTQAFLGLLRQSRGRIINMGSIAGRSPTPFLGAYNASKFALEALSDVMRMELRPWGISVSIIEPGSIATPIWEKSLSQSEVAQYDLPQSAQNLYGQAMNIVRKKMQVLASKGISADIVAQTVVHALTAKQPKTRYLVGQDAKLGAVLKHILPDRLHDKIILYSMGL from the coding sequence ATGGTTGTAGCAAATCAAGGTACAGTCGTGGTTACGGGAGCATCAACAGGAATTGGTCAAGCGTGTGCTTTGCTTTTAGACCAGTTGGGCTTCTCTGTTTTTGCTGGGGTGCGTCAAGAGATTGATGCTCAAACACTAAAACAGAAAGGATCGCCAAGACTCATTCCGATTTTTTTAGATGTTACTGACGCTGAATCGATCGCAGTTGCTGTCGATCGGGTAACAAATGCAGTCGGTGGTACTGGAATTTTAGGTTTGGTGAATAATGCGGGAATTGCTGTGCCTGGGCCTTTAGAATTATTAGCGATCGCAGAATTTCAATACCAGATGCAGGTTAATGTCACCGGACAATTAGCCGTAACACAAGCATTTCTTGGTCTTTTACGCCAAAGTCGGGGTCGAATTATCAATATGGGTTCCATTGCTGGTAGGAGTCCTACGCCGTTTCTAGGAGCTTACAATGCTTCCAAATTTGCCTTAGAAGCACTTTCTGATGTGATGCGAATGGAGTTACGACCTTGGGGAATCTCGGTTTCAATTATTGAACCTGGTTCTATTGCTACCCCAATCTGGGAAAAGTCTTTAAGTCAATCTGAAGTAGCACAATACGACCTACCACAATCGGCACAGAATCTCTACGGTCAAGCGATGAATATTGTCCGCAAAAAAATGCAGGTTCTCGCATCTAAGGGAATTTCTGCGGATATTGTCGCTCAGACTGTTGTTCATGCGCTGACTGCAAAGCAACCCAAGACGCGCTATCTTGTTGGACAAGATGCCAAACTCGGAGCGGTGCTAAAGCATATTTTGCCCGATCGGTTACATGACAAGATAATTTTATACTCAATGGGGTTGTAG
- the tatC gene encoding twin-arginine translocase subunit TatC, producing the protein MPPSQDVDTINVPNIDPEGYGNSDTDPLDELPGEIEMSLFDHLEELRQRIFYSLIAVAVGISACFFAVKPIVQLLEVPAQGVKFLQLAPGEYFFVSIKVAAYTGFVLTSPFILYQIIQFVLPGLTRRERRLLGPVVLGSSVLFGAGLVFAYLLLIPAALKFFISYGADVVEQLWSIDKYFEFVLLLLFSTGLAFQIPIIQLLLGNLNIVSSEQMVSGWRYVIMGAVVLGAVLTPSTDPLTQSLLAGAVLGLYFGGVGLVKLTGK; encoded by the coding sequence ATGCCGCCTTCACAAGACGTAGATACTATAAACGTTCCCAACATCGACCCAGAAGGATATGGCAACTCAGACACAGATCCTCTTGATGAGTTGCCAGGTGAAATCGAAATGTCCCTTTTCGACCACCTAGAAGAGTTGCGACAGCGCATTTTCTATTCACTGATTGCCGTAGCGGTAGGTATTAGTGCCTGTTTCTTTGCCGTTAAGCCAATTGTCCAGCTACTTGAGGTTCCAGCCCAAGGAGTAAAATTTCTCCAACTTGCACCCGGAGAATATTTCTTTGTCTCCATCAAGGTTGCAGCTTACACTGGCTTTGTACTTACTAGTCCTTTCATTCTTTACCAGATTATCCAATTTGTGCTTCCAGGATTGACTCGCCGCGAACGCCGTTTACTGGGGCCTGTGGTTTTGGGTTCGAGTGTGCTGTTTGGCGCTGGGTTAGTATTCGCCTATTTACTGCTTATCCCCGCAGCTTTGAAGTTTTTCATCAGCTACGGAGCAGATGTAGTCGAACAACTATGGTCAATTGATAAATATTTTGAATTTGTGCTGTTACTGCTATTCAGCACTGGTTTAGCATTTCAAATTCCCATCATCCAATTGTTGCTCGGTAATTTGAATATTGTCTCATCTGAACAGATGGTTTCTGGTTGGCGTTACGTGATTATGGGAGCAGTGGTTTTAGGAGCCGTGCTTACACCTTCTACTGACCCCCTAACTCAAAGTCTTTTAGCAGGAGCAGTTTTAGGGCTTTATTTCGGTGGTGTTGGACTGGTGAAGCTCACAGGGAAATAA
- a CDS encoding tRNA-binding protein: MFISYSDFEKIEIHVGKVIKVEEFPNAKKPAYKLWIDFGDLGIKKSSAQITKLYDQEKLINRLILAVTNFPPRQIANFISEVLVLGVVLDDGEVVLIQPDRDVAVGKRVI, from the coding sequence ATTTTTATCAGCTATAGTGATTTTGAAAAAATCGAAATACATGTTGGCAAAGTCATCAAAGTTGAAGAGTTTCCTAATGCAAAAAAACCAGCTTATAAATTGTGGATAGATTTTGGCGATTTGGGCATTAAAAAATCTAGTGCCCAAATAACTAAACTTTATGACCAAGAGAAATTAATCAACAGATTAATATTAGCTGTTACTAACTTTCCACCTCGTCAAATAGCCAATTTTATCTCGGAAGTTTTAGTCCTGGGAGTCGTTTTAGACGATGGAGAAGTTGTATTAATTCAGCCAGATAGAGATGTAGCGGTGGGGAAAAGAGTTATTTAG
- a CDS encoding DUF3067 family protein, producing MTGQELRQMLLDKWGYSYDVQFRRAQGKIFLQVMWKYVEQASFPLTEAEYQEHLDSIANYLHALGGSIQVQTFITQTRDRPRLGKAVSIPLDLGERSSEWIL from the coding sequence ATGACAGGACAGGAATTACGTCAGATGTTGCTTGATAAGTGGGGATATTCTTATGATGTCCAGTTCCGGCGGGCACAGGGAAAGATATTTTTGCAAGTCATGTGGAAATACGTGGAGCAAGCTTCTTTTCCCTTGACTGAGGCGGAGTACCAAGAGCATCTTGACAGCATTGCTAATTATCTTCATGCCTTGGGTGGGTCAATACAGGTACAAACATTCATTACTCAAACACGCGATCGCCCCCGGCTCGGTAAAGCTGTTAGCATTCCTCTCGATTTGGGCGAACGCTCTTCGGAATGGATATTATGA
- the petC gene encoding cytochrome b6-f complex iron-sulfur subunit, with the protein MAQFSESADVPDMGRRQFMNLLTFGTVTGVALGALYPVVNYFIPPAAGGAGGGVTAKDELGNNVSVAKFLENRNAGDRNLVQGLKGDPTYIVVDSKEAIKDYGINAICTHLGCVVPWNVAENKFKCPCHGSQYDETGKVVRGPAPLSLPLAHANVSDDKIVLTPWTETDFRTGDAPWWG; encoded by the coding sequence ATGGCTCAATTTTCTGAATCAGCAGACGTGCCCGATATGGGTCGTCGTCAGTTCATGAATCTGCTCACTTTTGGGACTGTCACTGGAGTAGCTCTGGGTGCATTGTATCCCGTTGTCAACTACTTTATTCCACCGGCTGCGGGTGGTGCAGGTGGCGGTGTAACAGCAAAAGATGAGCTAGGTAACAATGTTAGCGTCGCAAAATTTCTAGAAAACCGGAATGCAGGCGATCGCAACCTAGTCCAAGGACTTAAGGGAGATCCTACCTATATTGTGGTAGACAGCAAAGAGGCGATCAAAGATTACGGCATTAACGCCATCTGCACCCACTTAGGTTGTGTTGTCCCCTGGAACGTTGCCGAGAACAAATTTAAATGTCCTTGTCATGGTTCCCAGTATGACGAAACTGGTAAGGTTGTTCGGGGTCCTGCGCCTCTGTCTCTGCCTTTGGCCCATGCCAATGTAAGCGACGACAAAATCGTTTTGACCCCTTGGACTGAAACCGACTTCCGCACCGGTGATGCACCTTGGTGGGGTTAA
- the petA gene encoding cytochrome f codes for MRNVFLRARLTRSARAIVKTLLIAIATVTFYLTSDLALPQSAAAYPFWAQQTYPETPREPTGRIVCANCHLAAKPTEVEVPQSVLPDTVFKAVVKIPYDLSAQQVGADGSKVGLNVGAVLMLPEGFKIAPEDRISEELKEEIGDTTFQPYSEDKENVVIVGPLPGEQYQEIIFPVLSPNPATDKNIHFGKYSVHVGGNRGRGQVYPTGEKSNNAVYNASATGTITKIAKEEDGDGNVKYLVNIQPESGDVVVDTVPLGPDLLVSEGQAVKTGDALTSNPNVGGFGQIDAEIVLQDSSRVKWMIAFTALVMLAQVMLVLKKKQVEKVQAAEMNF; via the coding sequence ATGAGAAATGTTTTCTTAAGAGCGAGGTTAACTCGCAGTGCTAGAGCGATCGTCAAAACATTGCTCATTGCGATCGCTACCGTAACATTTTACTTGACCAGCGATCTAGCCCTTCCCCAATCAGCTGCTGCTTATCCTTTTTGGGCACAGCAAACCTATCCCGAAACCCCCCGCGAACCAACCGGGCGGATTGTTTGTGCCAACTGTCACTTAGCAGCCAAGCCAACAGAAGTGGAAGTTCCGCAATCGGTGCTACCTGACACTGTATTCAAAGCCGTGGTGAAAATCCCTTACGATCTTAGCGCCCAGCAAGTTGGTGCCGATGGTTCTAAGGTTGGCTTGAACGTCGGTGCTGTACTGATGCTACCTGAAGGCTTTAAGATTGCTCCCGAAGACCGGATTTCCGAGGAACTTAAAGAAGAAATTGGCGACACAACCTTCCAACCCTACAGCGAAGACAAAGAAAATGTCGTCATCGTCGGCCCTTTACCTGGTGAACAGTATCAGGAAATCATCTTCCCAGTTCTTTCTCCCAACCCCGCAACCGACAAAAACATCCACTTCGGTAAATATTCAGTTCACGTAGGTGGTAATCGGGGACGCGGACAAGTTTATCCGACTGGCGAAAAGAGCAACAACGCTGTTTACAACGCTTCCGCTACTGGCACAATTACCAAGATTGCCAAAGAGGAAGATGGAGATGGTAACGTCAAATATCTAGTTAACATCCAACCTGAATCTGGTGATGTTGTCGTTGATACAGTTCCTTTAGGGCCAGACTTGCTTGTTTCTGAAGGGCAAGCAGTTAAGACTGGTGATGCTTTGACTAGCAACCCCAACGTTGGCGGATTTGGTCAAATAGATGCAGAAATCGTACTGCAAGATTCCTCTAGAGTCAAATGGATGATTGCATTCACCGCTCTTGTAATGTTGGCTCAAGTTATGCTTGTGCTGAAGAAGAAGCAGGTTGAGAAAGTTCAAGCTGCTGAAATGAATTTCTAA
- a CDS encoding TIGR04255 family protein: MKNHEPWRNPPLQEAVFEIRFPTVSDYALFAGGMAMSQQQEFPTTQKLQAADIPEIVELAGLVKHRFISPDESLLFQTGTDVLSVNSVAYKGFINFLENIRKILTATEKFVSLSTLTRLGLRYINRFSNVDYPPSVLNINLPFQNTDISKTQLLQLREINKLDNEGNLLSINVQFPVEPKDLILDIDISLNSPQKSWDIEMILDWTDKAHDVIWDNFQILISENQKGVRI; encoded by the coding sequence GTGAAGAATCATGAGCCTTGGCGTAATCCTCCCTTACAGGAAGCGGTTTTTGAAATCCGGTTTCCAACTGTAAGTGATTATGCGCTGTTTGCTGGAGGCATGGCAATGTCTCAGCAACAGGAGTTTCCAACTACTCAAAAGCTTCAGGCGGCTGATATTCCTGAAATTGTTGAACTGGCAGGGTTAGTGAAACACCGTTTTATATCCCCAGATGAATCGCTTCTGTTTCAAACTGGCACTGATGTACTAAGTGTTAATTCTGTTGCCTATAAAGGCTTTATCAACTTCCTTGAAAATATTAGGAAAATTTTAACTGCTACTGAAAAATTTGTTAGTCTATCAACTCTTACTAGGTTAGGGCTTCGTTATATAAATAGGTTTTCTAATGTTGACTATCCACCCTCAGTTTTGAATATTAACCTTCCGTTTCAAAATACTGATATTTCCAAAACACAACTTCTTCAGCTTCGAGAAATTAATAAACTTGATAATGAGGGTAATCTTTTAAGTATCAATGTACAGTTTCCAGTTGAGCCAAAAGATTTGATACTAGATATAGATATATCTTTGAATTCCCCTCAAAAATCTTGGGATATCGAAATGATTTTAGATTGGACTGACAAAGCACATGATGTTATATGGGATAACTTCCAAATCCTAATTTCTGAAAATCAAAAGGGAGTAAGAATATGA
- a CDS encoding cupin domain-containing protein, protein MRHYHQRCLRRATTTHQFFFILSGKATLEIDGSRQVLSQHEGVEVPPNVPHQILNESDAYGWLRLRDLEFLVISQPPSHGDRILSDRILSDSIESSPS, encoded by the coding sequence GTGAGACATTATCACCAGCGATGTCTACGACGGGCTACGACTACGCACCAGTTTTTCTTTATCTTATCTGGAAAGGCAACCTTAGAAATCGATGGTTCCCGCCAAGTACTTTCTCAACACGAAGGTGTAGAAGTTCCGCCTAATGTTCCTCATCAGATACTCAATGAAAGCGATGCCTATGGCTGGCTACGCCTACGCGATTTAGAATTCCTCGTGATTTCCCAACCTCCCAGTCATGGCGATCGCATTTTGAGCGATCGCATTTTGAGCGATAGTATTGAATCTAGCCCTAGTTGA
- a CDS encoding Uma2 family endonuclease yields MTASVEYIPVIPIEYPDEDGKAMAEGDLQRKCLVYATTVLEIYFQNHPDIYVAGNLFIYYEKGYPESVVAPDVFVVFGVENRDRRSYKTWEENNQTPDFVLEITSKSTRSKDQGAKKGIYAFLGVREYFQYDPTGDYLNPQLQGLQLVDGNYFPVATNTLPDGTVSLPSEVLGLELRLEARKLRFYNPATEQTLLTHEEEAVARQAAEEARQQTEQKAQRLAAKLRELNIDPDSL; encoded by the coding sequence ATGACAGCCTCAGTAGAGTATATCCCCGTTATCCCGATTGAGTACCCAGATGAGGACGGTAAGGCAATGGCTGAAGGTGATTTACAGCGTAAGTGTCTCGTATACGCTACCACTGTGCTGGAAATTTATTTTCAAAATCACCCAGATATATATGTCGCTGGTAATTTATTTATTTACTACGAAAAAGGTTATCCAGAATCAGTTGTCGCCCCAGATGTATTTGTGGTGTTTGGAGTGGAAAACAGAGACAGACGATCTTACAAAACCTGGGAAGAAAATAATCAAACCCCAGATTTTGTCCTAGAGATTACCTCAAAAAGTACCCGCAGCAAAGACCAAGGCGCAAAGAAAGGAATTTACGCCTTTTTGGGAGTGCGTGAATATTTCCAATATGACCCTACAGGCGATTATCTCAATCCCCAACTCCAGGGTTTACAATTAGTTGACGGTAATTATTTTCCGGTAGCAACTAATACTTTGCCAGATGGTACAGTATCCCTACCGAGTGAAGTTTTGGGGTTAGAGTTACGCCTAGAAGCAAGAAAACTGCGTTTTTACAATCCAGCTACGGAGCAAACACTCCTAACTCATGAAGAGGAAGCAGTTGCACGACAAGCCGCAGAAGAGGCTCGACAGCAAACAGAACAAAAAGCGCAAAGATTAGCTGCTAAACTCCGAGAATTAAATATCGATCCAGATAGCCTTTAG
- a CDS encoding DUF6887 family protein, with protein MNPNYEQMSFTELRTYVVENREDIEALRFLMSKRDPNSKGYPMPVTEADMQAQMEIIRRKINGEL; from the coding sequence ATGAACCCGAATTATGAGCAAATGAGTTTTACAGAGTTGAGAACTTATGTCGTGGAAAACCGCGAAGATATTGAAGCTCTACGTTTTTTGATGAGCAAACGCGATCCGAACTCTAAAGGCTATCCTATGCCTGTTACCGAAGCTGATATGCAAGCCCAGATGGAAATCATCAGGCGTAAGATTAACGGAGAGCTTTAA
- a CDS encoding DUF6888 family protein, which produces MRVCQMLSNLYKDIRLFRFDDKTGQVYILAGDELQVIVFSNGIWDFVNEPEL; this is translated from the coding sequence ATAAGGGTTTGTCAAATGCTGTCAAATCTTTACAAAGACATCCGCTTATTTCGATTTGACGACAAAACCGGACAGGTTTACATCCTGGCTGGAGATGAACTTCAAGTCATCGTTTTCAGTAATGGTATTTGGGATTTTGTCAATGAACCCGAATTATGA